In the Bombus fervidus isolate BK054 chromosome 13, iyBomFerv1, whole genome shotgun sequence genome, aatgaaaattctttcatCGGCAGCGAACTCGAACGTTGCGCTGGACGGGCAAATATCGTGGAACAGAGAACGCGTGGACGTTTTTCGCGTTTAAACACGGGCGAAATTGAAAAGTGGTGCGAATCTTTTTAGCGAACATCCTGCCGAATGCGAGTATAGACGTTAAGGTTAACGTTGCTCGAGGGTAGGGGTAGACACACGTGGAAGAGCAGCATGTTAGGTGCGTGGAACAAAGTCAGGCGTGGtggaggaaaaaagagagcGACGAAAAGGCCGGCCCATGATGGAGTGGGGTCGAAGTAGCAGTCAGAGTGAATAAGGGGTGAGAGTGGGTGATAGTAGGTGGTAGATCCCTAGTTAGTGAAGACACGTTGACGAGCCATCGTGGCAGCATGGCAGCAGCGCGCGATACCATCCCTCGACGtttctccctctttttcttcttcctcttcttcttcctcttcttctccttcttgcTACCTCGAGATTCACGCTGGCTGCAACTTTAATACACATCGTTGTAAACTCCGATATACATCGACAAGCAAGTTCGAACGCGATTCCAGTTAACTTACCATGTAGTTTGTAATTCATTTTGTCAACGTTGCGAGTGCGCTCTTACGCGACAGAGGAAGAACAGTGCGTACAGTGCGGCTATGTCTTCTCCGTGTTTCAAGATCAGACTGAAAATTCGATCGCGAGGGGACAGAGGCGAATAGCGAGCGATTCGAGAGATCGCGTACGATTCTGCCGAGAGGATAGAAGAGACTCGGCGCGTGTTTCGGAAGAGAACTTTGTACGCCGATGAAAGGATGCCCGTTGTTTACCATCGAAGAATTGCGCGAGACGATCGCGTTTACACGTTGATTTTGCGTTCCGTGTGAATCGCGCGAAAGCGCGATGACTCAGACCCGGATCGTCGCGTCGAACGAGCGGGACAAATACCGTGTACCTGTTAGGCTTGGAAATTGTTAATCGTGCGAGCGAGTTCTTCGAGCGAAGCTTTCAAAGTTTCGCAAGCAGCGTTTCGAACCAAGAGTTTGAAAAATCTTTCTGCCGATCTTAAATACATCGTGCGACGAATACTAGATACTTGTCGTAGTTGGTAGTCGGTAATCGTTAATCGTGCAAGGGGAAGCGGGTAAAAGGATAAGTTTCGAAGCGAAGAAAACGAAAGGCCAAGAGAATCGACGAAACGCAAATTTGCCGCATCGATCGACGCGGTCGACGATCGTTCGAATCGCTGGATATGGAGAACCCGAATCACGTGGCAACATGCACATGGTTTTCAGGCTATGAATGAAAATATCTGGCAGATTTTCTGCAGAAGCCTTTAGAGGAAACCGGCAGGTCTTCCAAGCCATAAAGGTACTTCTATAAGCTCGGTCCATATGCACGTGCATTTTCCTTTCAGCCATTCATAAAAAGTCATTCATGAATTTcgctcattttttattatctcctTTGCTTTCTCAAACAATCGCGTTATAAAGTTACGTTACGGAGTACTACGATCTCTTAAATAACTTTGCCGACGTTTAAAGAAACTGGAAATACGCTGGAAACGCGATCGATGCGATCGCTAAAAAATGAACATtcgtatgtaacgatatatatcgTAGAGCTATTTAGTTATCTTCGTAATTTCTGAGCCAGTAGTTAGCTTCTTATATGTCGTGGTTGTTGTTAAATCGCAAACCGTCACCACCATTTTTATTCGCaagctttattttattttccgatCTTCGAAAAAATATGTTCGTTCGTCGATCCGCGATTTCCAAAAAACATCGAACATGCCTGTAACGCGTAAACACGCAATTTTCGAAAACGGTCTTCGAATATTTCGTCTATCGTTCTATGCCGTTGCTCGGTACCGCGTCAATCATATCGACGTCGTATCGTTTCGAATCTGACCATCTTTCAAAAGAAAATCACTCGCCGTTCTCTCTAACTTCTATCGCGTTGTCTCGAACAAACGTTGACgagaatttcataaaatataaaacggaagaaagaaaatagcgAATGATAGAACGAATATATAGAGATAAGtatcgaaaagaaaatatcgacgaatattTTTCCGTGATATTTTATCGGCAATTAAGAgagtggtggtggtggtggtgatggtggtggtggtggtggtggtggtgacggcggcggcggcggcggtgaCGGTGGAAATATCgcgaaaaatattgataaagaAATCGGTCATACTCATGGAGCAATGTGCGGTTGCTAGGGAGACCAGAGGGGCTGGACCACGTCTCTACAGAGAGGAGGCAATCCGTCCGTGTATTTTGTCGAGAGAGGCGGGGGAAGGGGGTGTCTCTAAGGGCGGCTACGACCAGAAATTTCGCAGAGATGGAGTTTCTGCAGAATCATCACACGGTGAACACCTCCGAACCGCCGTACACCCTTGGCACAGGTGAGCCACAGTGTCCCTGACTgcgaattaattttcactactatatatcgtatacGAGACACGGGACTCGAGAATCGAAGGAACCGATGcaacctttcttttcttcttcttacgaAACGCAAATATCTTACCAGTTACTTACGATTTTACCAAGTGACTTTACCAACGTCTTTCTTCGCGTATTCTTTATTCTCGTTTATGCCACCAGCGTTCCGTGTTTTCCTTCAAAGTTCCTTCTTGCGTCAAATTCTTCGATATTCTTTCTCAGGCGTTACAGGATAGCGCGTTACGgaacgacacagatgctcgtaAACTTGTCATTTATCTTTCTGTGAATTATCCGTGAATCTTGATCGAAGATTTCAACGGAAGAATTTTTACGATTAAGatgcttttatatttttctacggttactcgacgatatctctcgTATTCTCTCTTACAATCTCTCCCATAATCTCTCTTCAAACTGCAAAATAATTAAGTCGAACAATATCCGTTTATCAGCCGTATTGTCCAATATCGATATACTTACGTTtcgaataaaacgatattGCTAGATCGTTTCTCGGTAAACTCTGTCTAGTCGAACTTGAAGCTTCGTAATGTTTCATTTGGATTTTAACAGCAAGAAAgcaatttgaagaaattgcCAAATCATCTTCCTATTCGATTTAATCGAACGTTCCGTTGTAACGTCTCTTCTATCCGTAGGTTCGGTAGGAAGTATCGAGGCCACCATACCTTCCGGCCTGTGCACTGGGTCTCTTGGCGTCCTGTCCACCGAAGACACCTTAACGGATAATCAAAACGAAGAGACTCTGGGTGCGCTGCAGGGCACGCTTCGTCTCCAGGATCTGCAAAATTCTCCGCAAGACATTGGCGGTGATCAAACGCAACACATCCAAAATTCCGGACAGAACCAAGTAGTGAGCGAGTTCGGGGCGAGCTTCTGGGTCGACGATATGGCTGGTTTTCCATTGCCACCGCTGGACTTGGACCCGTTACCTCCTGGTCTCTTCAGTCCATGCTCGGCAACCTACAAGTAAGTGGCAAGAAAATCTCTCCTCCTTCCATTCGTTATTCCACCTTTTTCGCTCCAATTTCTACAAATCTGTCCACTTAACGGGCcagttttaacaaatttcgttTCCGCTTTCCAACATTTACTTCCTTTCGCGCGTACGTTTCGCtgtattttaaacaaaagttATTTCTCAGCAAATTGTATTCTTCTATCGTTAACGAATTTCTTatattggaaaaaaaaaaaaagaaatgaaacaacTATTCTTCGTTTTAACCTTTCGCCAGAGATTTTATTAGAACGTTCTTTGATCCTTTAAACGGTCCGTTGAAGCGAGAGTAACGAGGAAAACGAGGTTCGCATTAAAATTCCGAAATCGCAGTAACATAAATTAATCTATGCGAGAACCAAACAACGTACATGtacgtatttataaaatacagtcGAAATTCGTTTTATACGACGACGATCTCTTCAAATTATACGTAGATCGAATCAATTTAATTTGCTTTTCCGTGTTTGTTCTTCGATCGATGTTACACAGCtttagaaatagaaaagaagcgaaacaGCGTtctgtaaaaattcaaacttaTATCCTAATATCACCGTTAAAATGCCgatatttatctatatttaagCGCGAGTAATATTATTACACGTTAGGCGCATGCTGTGTGTTTCTCCCccataaatgtacaaaaatctGCAGTTTAATCGGGACAATAGATATATATTCAACTGCGAATCCAAACGAAAGGATAGCTTCGACTATTTAGGTTTGATTTGCAGTGCGGCGAGTTTCAAAATTGCTTCCGTATAAGAAACGTAAAACGCGATTTATTGTGATTTTCCTCTGCGGCCTTCGTATAGTTCTCTACTCTTAATCTTTACGATCGTTTCGTAAAATATCAGTTATTTCTGTCGTACGTGAACCGCCATGCGTCCTGGTCTGACTAATGTTACACGTTTCCACTTACAATCGATCGTTGCATACACGGGACTGACGAGTCAACCGGTTTACCAGATcggtaaaaataaacaaacggATAGAATATATCCaacgatatatttaaattcaacGCTGATATATCGTGATATTTCGTATTAAACAAAGATTTTGATTTCTCGATCGATAAACTCAACGCGTTGTCTAAATACACGATAATCTGAAACTGAATCGTTTCTCTTCGTTCTCCTCTgttcgaaaaatatacagtGGCTACGGAAACTATTAGTACGCTAGTACGTTTACTATTGGATTTATATACTAGCTAGTTAGATCCAACTGTAACGATTATTAACGTATCATTTAGTAATATGTACCTTTATAtgattagaaaaatttgatacttaTGAAATCAGATACAgaatctaataaaaaaaaaaaaaaaaaagacctTCCCTTTCGAAAATAAGCGTACGAGCAAATAGTTTTTATAGTCACTACGTTAGCGGGATCAACGATGGACGCATGGAGAcaagaaacgaaaaaggaaatatagaGTGACATGTAGCGTAAAAATGACTGTAACGTTGTATTCGATATACCTTGTAATTTTGAAGTGTCCTTGCAGTTGGGGTTGCACCAGAGGAGAATGCGCGCCGAGAACGAGCAACGCGAACGGGGAAGGTGTCGCGGACGTCTTACTATCGCTAAAACACGCGGTGGTCCATCCTGGAAGTCCTACCGGCGGATACTATTCCACGGGAGGATCGAGTCATCATTATTCTCAAGATTATACTCAAAATCTTGGCCCACCTGTCCCACCCACGCATTACGCGTCTACACCAGCCATGTCTGTGAACGTTTCGATGAATATGACCATGAACATGAACATGCACTCTGGGtgagtattattttatttgtatttatttcaatgatCGAGTAGAAAACGatcaaacttttattttcaacgCTGATTTTTAGctttaacttttaatttgGAATCCTCCATTAGTATTTCTAACAATCTGTGTCTTTACGACTGATAAAAACATTGCTCTTCCAGTATCAAAAtagattttcaatttctacGTTTCGAAATCATGATCgttctaatttctaatttccaaTCTATCACTTTCTTCTTACGCACTGTCGGTCCAACTGTTAAGACATCTGCCAACATTTAGCACAAATTGAATGTCTTTCGCTatagtattaatataaaactgttattttattcgcATCATCTGTACGTCATAATGTAAGATTTGTTGGAACTTTTTTCGTTGCCTGGAAATAGAGAGGCGAGTACGAACATCTTTTGAATCGAATCATATTCGTAGCGCGACTGTTTCATAGAGATCGACGCTTTATTGGAAGCCGTAAGAATCGTAAGGTGAACCGATACTCTACTCTATTCTTCTAAATTACGCGAACTTTGAAATTGTTGCGATATAAAAAATGTGATTGTTTTATAAAGCTTTTTACTATTTGCTTACGAAAACACAAACACCGATACTCGCATAACACAACAGATTTAAACGAttcgacaaattttattatatagcgattctgtttttccttttacgatataaaaataccaTGTATATTCATACCAATTATCGAAATAAGTAGCTAAAAGCTATATAAACAAACGGAGAATCCACGATTTTTAAAATGATCAAACTactaaaaataacaaaataaatataagaaataggAAAGGTAGTTTCTTATTAAACATCTAGTTCATATGATTATCGTCCAATTCGTATTATTACCTAAATACCTGGAAAATCCCTGCAACGTAGAAAAGTTTCTATAATAAGAATTTGATACATCAAAATCTCTTAAACACCTTATAGTGCAACAAAATTCGCTTGACCAACGCAGCCCTTCCATTATTTTCGAtagtattttttgaaaaatacaatttcatcTCACCATTTCGATATACTTTTTGCCAAGTAGCTGGTAATATTTCTCTTGGAAACCAGACAGCCCTTCGCCATTTTGCTCGACGGAGAGGGTGCGCGTCTAAGAGGGTGTAAAAGCCGAGTTATTCTGAAATTCACGGTTGTGTGCGTAGGTACGAGCAAAGCTATTCGTCGGCATGGGGCGTGGAACCCCTGTTAAGTCCCGCCCAGCAGTATAATCCTGTGGAGCAGCAGGCAAGGGTGAATCAACCCCCGGCCAATAGTCTGATCGGCACCGGTACCCATCCTCATTCTCATCCCCCGGCGCACGGCCATTCCAGGCTGCAATTGTCCAGTGAGCATGCTCTGTGCATAGGCGCCACCGGGAACCCAGTCACACCCGACGACAATGGCAGACCTAACCTATGCCGAATTTGCGGCAAGTCGTATGCGCGACCCAGCACCCTCAAGACGCATCTTAGAACGCACTCTGGGGAGAAACCGTTTAGGTTAGTGGTGAATCCGCTTCGCTTATCGCTCGATAACATTCGATCGATAAAGCTTGTTCGTTTTATTCCGTTCACTGATTTACAGtagtaattagaaatttattataagagAACCTCTCGAAACAATACCGATCGAGAGATATGTATCAAACGAGATATTCCGCACGTTAGAAATTTTACTTGTCATTCtacaaacatttattattctcGCTATGCTGGAATTATACTGTTCTTTATAGATTTCATCGATCATGGATGGACGATTTAAATCCAGCAAATATTACAGTGAAAAGCATCGGAAAGTGTATAATATCGTGTTATTATCTTGTTGCAAGATCGATAGAGTCGATGTAAAAGTTCAACTACTAAAAACTCTACTAAATTCTACTTCatagatactttgaaatattgataaaagatTTATTCTAATCAATGTTATCAAAAATACTTTAGAccataaatatttacttttgttGTTTGAACGATATTCGCGACAGTATCGTTGCCATCGTTACTTTAGGTTAGGTTCAAAACTTTCATCGTATCAAAATCCAATCTTCCAATACGACACATACTTAACGAGATTaccatctttttcttctttgtttcaaatttaaatacaattagTTCGCAAATTCTTTAAACAAAATACTTACAGTCATTCTTCCTATAAAATCGTTCGTCGTAATTCCAGTACAATTCAATTCTTCTTCGATTTTCAATAGAACGATGGAATTACAAACTGACAAAAACTCGTTACTGCTACCAATAACCACCGCTATTGGCATAATTGGCATAACAATGGTTCTCCTAGAACCAAAATTTAACGCTccgtatgaaaaattaaaatattttttccactataataaattttccactTGAAAATGACGTCACAGTAACGAAATAATCGTTTCAattacaatatgtatataataggTCGATATATCAAAATTATCTTCCTATGAAACCGTAGAATTCAGATTCTTTCGTACGataattttactaatattattttatatttacaaaatgtctcaagatttacattttttaggTGTCACGCGTGCTCCAAGGCATTTAGTCAAGCCGCGAATTTAACTGCCCATGCAAGAACTCATTCGGGAGAAAAACCATTTCGATGTCCAGTGTGCGATCGGAGATTTTCGCAAAGCAGTTCCGTAACCACACATATGAGAACGCACTCGGGAGAACGTCCGTATAGGTGTGTGTTGCACCTCCGTTATATGGATTATTTATTCACCCGTGTCACAACGCGTGCCACAACACGTGCCACAACGCGTGCCACAACGCGGGCCACAACGCGGGCCACAACGCGTGCCGCTTAAACCggcatatatcgttatttggAAGTATTTGTATCTTATCGCATgcagaaaagtataaaaaatctGGAATGACACttcttatattatacaaaattatttcttctaaattcatataaattacTTCCAAGTCGACGATTATCAACATAATTACGTTAAacaatattgtattacgtttaTTCAATCCAATTGATCGATTTACCTTTTATAATCGCCAATTCTCTTTTATTCCAGATGTCGATTCTGCAAAAAGGCATTCTCGGATAGTTCTACGTTAACCAAACATCTTCGTATTCACTCTGGCGAGAAACCATATCAGTGTAAGCTGTGCTTGCTGAGGTTTAGCCAAAGCGGTAATCTGAACAGGCACATGAGAGTCCATGGCGGTTCTCTAACGTGACACAGCTCAATATCGATTATCGATAACAATCGTGTTCTACCGCGATGTTGTCGAATACCTGTGATTCAACTTGGCTCCAGCTTACCagcgaaaatgtaaaataaaataactgcGACGAATGTTGATACTCTCGACAGAGTTCTGCTTCCTGACTGACTCAAATTTGCAAAGCGTTCGTGCGAACACTTGGTTATTTAAGGGCTtacatttgaatatttttttaaacgatacaCAAGACAAGTAATAATCACAATATGTGTTATATTTGGCATTAGGAACTCATCAAGaattcattatatatatatatatatacatataaatatatatatatatatatatgcgtgcgtatgtatgtatatatgcgtatatatacatacatacacacatcATCGTCATTACcattatcatcatcatcatcatcaatCACCGCCATCatcattatcatcatcatcatcatcatcatcaatCACCATCATCATCGTTATCatcattatcatcatcatcgCCATCATCACCTCCTGAATCGGAACATTAAATCGAAGGAAATGAAAAACGAAATGTATCGGCAtcgttataattttagaaagtatGCACCCGCGAAATTTCTTGTTCGTTCACTTATACGTTTACGAATTGTTTACAAATAGGTCAGGATAGGTTAACAGGGTATCGCAGATTTAGACCTACAGCATCCACCACAGCACCGTTGATTATTGtacaaatattgtatttattataattattattaattataatattaatgttgCTGTTTTCACCatcttcaattttcattatgtGGCTTTTTCTTTCTCAGTTTGCTTCTTTTTCATAATTGTAAAACGAAGGTGTTTTGGCGCCATTTCCatcgaacaaaaaaaaaaaaaaacaagaaaaaagaacgacctctctacatataatatatatatatatatataatatatatttatacatatatatatatattatattaatatataatatatataatattcgtatGAGAACGACTAATTAAAAACGGATGAATGAGTTCTTTTTTGTTTGTAATCCCACAGCATCAGGACCCACATACTTTCTCGTAGAAAGAAGGGGGGAAAAGGAGGCTTCATATTCGCCGGCTAGTTGGTAATTAAGTGCGTAGATATTGGTTCACGAATCCTCGCATTAATTTACCTCTCTTCACaattaaaactatataaaaacAACTCTCTCCATCATTTAGAATAGTATCTCCTATTCATTCGTCAAAATTCTCTCGCTCACGCTCTCGTTCTttcttcatatatatatatataatgatgtatttataagtaataatattcttgaaaaagaaaagaaagaaaacgtatGTATAATGTTCCTACGTTATGTACCGGTACGACTTGTTGCAGGGACGAGTTGACCCCCGATTCTCTATATTGAAGTCCTCTAAACAAACCTGCAGCTTTTTGGACCATCTCGTCACGCGACAAACGTACCACGTGTAGCGTGTACGTAGCGTATCTCTATTTAGAACTGTATAATGTCATCTCTGTCACACTGTATGTGTCTCTGTGATGCTTTatgttttcatttcttctttctttctctctctctctctctctctctctctctctctctctctcgcttgCTTGCTCGTTCGCTCGCTCTCTCACTCCTACATCGTCTCATATTTATCGATCAAGTGTTGTTCGGTAATTTGATCTCTACAACAGTTGGAATGGTTTGTCATTCGCTTGTGAAAGCTTCGAAGCAAAAGCTCGTGTAAGGTGCATATTTATCCCAAAAGCATCGATGAATAATACCAAACAACTCAGTCTATTTTTGTCTTCCGAACgactttaaataatattaagaaataaaaaaaaaaaaaaaaaaaaaaaaaagaagaaaagaaaaaatcctTTCATCTGacgtaatatacatatgtatcgaTCATtgagaaacagaaaaattaatcgtgtgtgtgtgtgtgtatatatatatatatatacacacatatatatatatatatatcacttTTCTTCTCACAATATTTGCACTCCTTTTGAAACACGGACACGCAGTGTGTTGGAAAGTTGAACGCTTTTTACAACCGCGCGACAATTCCGAAATGGCGTCTAAAATTAATAACCAACGCCATTACGACGATCCGCAATTATACATGACGACGATTAACCATCgcgataaattttactttctctCCGACAAACGAaatgatacaaaaaaaaaaccgaATAGATATGTGTGTCTCtaaaatagatttttcatattcttcatttttttctcttttttcttttttatttaattattatcatcgtttttaataatctttttcTCAAAAAATTGTCCATTTTGTcctttctttcatcttttttttttttcgtttttctttctttttttcttttaatgattCATCTTTCGATAATATATTCAAGTGTTCGTAACATCGCATTTTTACTTTActtaatacaataattaatcatattataattatcaattaataaaacttGTCTCTGTTCGTACTACCTTTCGCTCGTGTGTTCTttcgttctctctttcttccgtACACAATCTCACTCACTTAAAGAACGCTAACCGATAGGTATTTATTTTCTCTGAAACAATAAGTGGTTTTTTGTCCCTTTCAGAAAACACAAAAATACTCTGTATCAAAATGCCACTTATCGATGTtacctattattattattattattattatcgttatttacgAATTTAAACACTTCGGATGAAGATGCTGCATTCAATTACAGAACGTTAAGGCATTCGTGAGTGTAACTcgaaaaaagtacaaaaatagATGCCACAAAAATTAAAGACGACACGTTTTTCTCAGTTTATTGAAACAATTCGTCTTATTATACACCCGCGTTGATCCTATCGTCACcaataagtttttttttttttttccagcaGTGAACAGCATTCGTGAAAAGGAGGAAACTAATATTTTATCTACAAAAGTCATATCATGCCccattcaaaaatatatcttccATTCGCTATCATTCTTAaatgtacaataaaaaaatcatatttaacCCTAAAGTTTATATTTCTGCAACTTAAACAATCTCGCATTTATATGTACACTTCAAATTTTCgcatgtaaaataaaaagaaaacttaGAAAATTGGAAGAGTTAGAACAATcggaatttataaaatttcaattaccaAGAGCAGTTTCTTCCCTTCTCACGAATACCATCATTTATACCTTCTTTACTAAGTTTctcaatacatttttaatttgttttaccGATCGGTACGTAAAGACAAACAAACCTTACTTTGATCGTACATATATATCGTAAGGCAATTGAAATGCGTCTGTTTGTATCGGTAATcgacatttaaaaatatgaataaatcaGGCATTCGGTTTTACCAAGTCCTATTTAGTACTATCAACAACATAGTGATGTACCACACGCTTGAGAATGCCCCAACGGTTACAtacttttttacaatttctttcgttatttttagtCACTTTTACCACAGGTAAGATATACTACTGAGTTcgtattcgtttcttttttttttttttccgttTCCTTTTGCTTTTGTCACGCAGCATTTTCATGATCTTTAAgtgaaacataaaaatgtatCTGTGAGCAACTAC is a window encoding:
- the LOC139993483 gene encoding uncharacterized protein yields the protein MEFLQNHHTVNTSEPPYTLGTGSVGSIEATIPSGLCTGSLGVLSTEDTLTDNQNEETLGALQGTLRLQDLQNSPQDIGGDQTQHIQNSGQNQVVSEFGASFWVDDMAGFPLPPLDLDPLPPGLFSPCSATYNWGCTRGECAPRTSNANGEGVADVLLSLKHAVVHPGSPTGGYYSTGGSSHHYSQDYTQNLGPPVPPTHYASTPAMSVNVSMNMTMNMNMHSGYEQSYSSAWGVEPLLSPAQQYNPVEQQARVNQPPANSLIGTGTHPHSHPPAHGHSRLQLSSEHALCIGATGNPVTPDDNGRPNLCRICGKSYARPSTLKTHLRTHSGEKPFRCHACSKAFSQAANLTAHARTHSGEKPFRCPVCDRRFSQSSSVTTHMRTHSGERPYRCRFCKKAFSDSSTLTKHLRIHSGEKPYQCKLCLLRFSQSGNLNRHMRVHGGSLT